One genomic region from Labeo rohita strain BAU-BD-2019 chromosome 7, IGBB_LRoh.1.0, whole genome shotgun sequence encodes:
- the LOC127168504 gene encoding serine/threonine-protein kinase pim-2-like, translating to MKSALQAPSLCVGPETTVITVICAHAKINRGWLDRVFLNRGWLDRSSEQTTAPLYERRAEDQISLESIDWSLEDHDLQEPPFSSSLEVLPPEDQQAQSPPAPTYKRKRLESDLEPVGERSDGQERQKRRKSSFEKLPSLHLSDQSSSSGQGQKGEDQTAAAIDESFIIGRKRKQSFLSTPPTSSINVAENHLPIGAEEEPDLPMIKKRRTESLEKLLSLKSIKWSSSDQGTIYERQAKDDILSRYEIGKMLGEGGNGCVYEGKRLEDGLEVAVKFASKSSTMKYISVPGHPAPIPLEIGLLLLVNMESKVPEIIQLLDWQDQPERYIMVLERPSPCKDLWDYALFQGGFLSEDTARVIMAQATKAAYMCCQRGVFHRDIKLENLLINTETLKVKLIDFGCGDLLQDSSYKQFCGTLDYCPPEYFVNHKYHGKPTTVWSLGILLFLMVCGGFPEPKDTELIDCGIWFKDELSDECCHLIRSLLNENPSKRMDLEEILLHDWFMVTKQPRRFLHWPSEKQSFRSRRLRPSV from the exons ATGAAAAGCGCTCTGCAAGCGCCTTCTCTCTGTGTTGGTCCTGAAACTACCGTAATCACTGTAATATGCGCGCACGCTAAAATCAATCGCGGCTGGCTTGACCGTGTTTTTCTGAACCGCGGCTGGCTTGACCGCAGTTCAGAACAGACTACTGCACCGTTATATGAGAGACGAGCAGAAG ATCAAATCTCTCTGGAGTCCATTGACTGGTCTCTTGAGGATCATGATCTTCAGGAACCTCCTTTCAGTAGTAGTCTTGAAGTCCTTCCTCCTGAAGACCAGCAGGCTCAAAGCCCTCCAGCTCCAACTTACAAACGGAAACGCTTGGAAAGTGACCTTGAG cCTGTTGGTGAGAGAAGTGATGGTCAGGAGAGACAGAAGAGGAGAAAGAGTAGCTTTGAGAAGCTGCCTTCTCTTCATTTGTCTGACCAGAGCAGCAGTTCAGGTCAGGGTCAGAAAGGGGAGGACCAGACTGCTGCAGCCATTG ATGAATCTTTTATCATTGGCCGGAAGAGAAAACAAAGTTTTCTCAGTACACCACCAACATCCAGCATCAATGTGGCTGAGAACCATCTGCCCATTGGTGCTGAGGAAGAACCTGACCTGCCAATGATAAAGAAAAGGAGGACGGAGAGTTTGGAGAAGCTGCTGTCTCTTAAATCCATTAAATGGAGCAGCTCAGACCAGGGGACAATTTACGAGAGACAAGCTAAAG ATGATATTCTGAGCCGATATGAAATCGGCAAAATGCTTGGTGAGGGAGGAAACGGCTGCGTCTATGAAGGAAAACGCTTGGAGGATGGCCTTGAg GTGGCAGTGAAATTTGCCAGCAAGTCAAGCACCATGAAATACATCAGTGTT CCTGGTCATCCCGCACCCATTCCGTTGGAGATCGGCCTTTTACTCCTTGTTAATATGGAGTCCAAAGTTCCAGAGATCATTCAGCTGCTGGACTGGCAGGACCAGCCTGAACGTTACATCATGGTCCTGGAACGTCCCTCACCTTGCAAAGATCTGTGGGATTATGCATTGTTTCAAGGAGGCTTCCTCAGCGAGGACACGGCACGAGTTATAATGGCGCAGGCAACAAAGGCCGCTTACATGTGCTGTCAGCGAGGAGTATTTCATAGGGACATTAAGCTGGAGAACCTGCTGATCAACACAGAAACACTTAAGGTCAAACTCATTGACTTTGGGTGTGGGGATCTCCTGCAAGACTCCAGCTATAAACAATTTTGTG GCACACTTGACTACTGCCCACCTGAGTACTTTGTAAACCACAAGTACCATGGGAAACCAACTACTGTGTGGTCTCTGGGAATACTTTTGTTCTTGATGGTGTGCGGAGGTTTCCCAGAACCCAAAGACACGGAGTTGATTGATtgcggcatttggtttaaggaTGAGTTGTCTGACG AATGCTGCCACTTGATTCGGTCCCTGCTAAATGAAAACCCAAGCAAGCGGATGGATTTGGAGGAAATCCTTTTACATGATTGGTTTATG GTCACCAAACAGCCACGCAGGTTCCTCCATTGGCCGTCAGAAAAACAGAGTTTTCGGTCTCGGCGGCTCCGTCCATCAGTTTAG